A genomic stretch from Pararhizobium sp. IMCC21322 includes:
- the glmU gene encoding bifunctional UDP-N-acetylglucosamine diphosphorylase/glucosamine-1-phosphate N-acetyltransferase GlmU: MSNVDIIVLAAGEGTRMKSATPKVLHSVGGLPMLEHVLRSAKAFGAVRTAVVIGPNVPAVEGFLKEHPAPIDIFVQTERLGTGHATMSAAKFFEDDKNANIVLFGDTPLIRPQTLDQIKSLLDGDADLVVQGFEPDSPTGYGRLLVKGGQLTAIREEKDATDTERKIGLCNAGAMGFAPGILNKLLKLLTNENAQSEYYLTDCVELAHAQGLSVQVVKGDAADAAGINSRGQLAAVEAIFQQRMRQQAMANGVTLLAPETVHFCYDTELEADVTIEPNVVFGPKVIVRSGAIIKAFSHLEGAVIGEGALIGPFARLRPGTELGEKTKVGNFVEIKGATIEKGSKINHLSYIGDAHIAPGVNVGAGTVTCNYDGFGKHRTTIGADSFIGSGSLLVAPLEIGSNAYVATGSVITENVPSDALAFGRARQTNKDGRGAKLKAELRAAKEKASKAK; this comes from the coding sequence GTGTCGAACGTAGATATTATTGTACTCGCTGCTGGCGAAGGCACGCGGATGAAATCGGCAACACCAAAAGTGCTGCATTCAGTTGGTGGCTTGCCAATGCTGGAACACGTTTTGAGATCTGCAAAGGCATTTGGTGCTGTACGCACAGCCGTCGTCATCGGTCCGAATGTTCCAGCAGTAGAAGGCTTTCTGAAAGAACATCCAGCACCCATAGATATCTTTGTGCAGACAGAGCGTCTCGGCACAGGACATGCCACCATGTCAGCCGCCAAATTTTTCGAGGACGACAAAAATGCGAACATTGTGCTGTTTGGAGATACGCCACTCATCCGACCGCAGACACTCGACCAGATCAAATCGCTTCTGGACGGCGACGCGGATTTGGTGGTTCAGGGGTTTGAGCCAGACAGCCCAACTGGTTACGGGCGGTTGCTGGTTAAAGGTGGCCAATTAACGGCCATTCGCGAGGAAAAAGACGCCACAGATACAGAGCGCAAGATTGGCTTGTGTAATGCCGGGGCCATGGGATTTGCTCCCGGTATCCTGAACAAGCTGCTGAAATTACTGACAAACGAGAACGCGCAAAGTGAGTATTATCTTACCGATTGTGTTGAACTGGCGCACGCTCAAGGTCTCTCCGTTCAGGTGGTCAAGGGTGATGCAGCGGATGCCGCAGGCATCAACAGCCGCGGGCAACTGGCGGCAGTGGAAGCCATATTTCAACAACGCATGCGCCAGCAGGCCATGGCGAACGGCGTCACCCTGTTAGCGCCGGAAACCGTACATTTTTGCTATGATACGGAGCTGGAAGCCGATGTGACAATCGAGCCAAATGTTGTGTTCGGACCAAAGGTCATTGTCAGAAGCGGAGCGATTATCAAGGCATTCTCGCATCTGGAAGGAGCGGTGATTGGCGAGGGTGCCCTCATTGGGCCTTTTGCCCGGTTGCGCCCCGGTACCGAATTGGGCGAAAAAACCAAAGTTGGCAATTTTGTTGAAATCAAAGGTGCGACCATCGAAAAGGGCAGTAAAATCAATCACCTGAGCTATATTGGTGATGCCCATATTGCACCAGGGGTGAATGTCGGGGCAGGCACAGTGACCTGCAACTACGATGGATTTGGCAAGCACCGAACCACAATTGGCGCGGACAGCTTTATCGGATCTGGCAGCCTGTTGGTGGCGCCGCTGGAGATCGGCTCAAATGCTTATGTGGCAACAGGGTCTGTGATCACTGAGAATGTTCCCTCCGACGCTTTGGCCTTTGGAAGGGCGCGGCAGACCAACAAGGATGGCAGAGGTGCCAAATTGAAAGCCGAACTGCGTGCGGCCAAGGAAAAGGCTTCAAAAGCCAAATAG
- a CDS encoding sarcosine oxidase subunit gamma yields the protein MDDILKDLQACPLDRVWVPGHYGAALTTEKSGITLERTTPTSLVQLSLFPGQEKKALTALKKQGIQAFPESGHADLATKLSIYSLGAGRYWLESAATDLHSSLASAIPAETGSVTDLSSALTALTVSGSDVTTVLAKGIAVDLHTQNFLVGKVAQTNVHHMPVMLVRLETNQFRLFAFSTYAESTLHWLENACRNHGFQRI from the coding sequence ATGGATGATATCTTGAAAGACCTGCAGGCCTGCCCTCTGGACCGTGTCTGGGTGCCGGGACATTATGGTGCTGCGCTTACGACAGAGAAATCCGGGATCACGCTTGAACGAACCACACCAACATCTTTGGTTCAGCTTTCGCTGTTTCCGGGGCAGGAAAAGAAGGCGCTGACCGCTTTGAAGAAGCAAGGCATTCAAGCGTTTCCCGAATCCGGACATGCTGACCTGGCGACCAAACTGTCGATCTATTCACTTGGCGCGGGCCGCTATTGGCTGGAAAGCGCAGCAACGGATTTACACAGCAGTCTGGCAAGCGCAATTCCTGCCGAAACAGGCTCGGTGACGGATTTATCCAGCGCGCTGACGGCTCTAACTGTCAGTGGCTCTGATGTGACGACCGTGCTGGCAAAAGGGATTGCGGTAGACTTGCATACGCAAAACTTTCTGGTGGGGAAAGTCGCGCAGACGAATGTTCACCATATGCCTGTGATGCTGGTCAGGTTGGAAACCAACCAATTTCGGCTTTTTGCCTTCAGCACTTATGCGGAAAGTACCCTGCACTGGCTGGAAAACGCTTGCCGGAATCACGGCTTTCAGCGCATTTAG
- a CDS encoding ComEC/Rec2 family competence protein, which produces MTQRGSKQDPKPELGQQTADLEAESKLLSQVGFLASGGSRVPKTAKALRLLGTKSRNGRDAFAQMVQNEARSPDVFCWVPVFMSLGILGYFSMAREPSGLALVLLLTVLMVTTWCLRRTDYALRIALAATLLIAGVTLAKWQTERTATPLLSAAGTFQLSGRVADIVPGEQRSRLVLRDATDLSSDPIALAGVQLSAFNQHITDLQIGDQVWARARLEPLSGPLIPNGYDFRRIGYFNGLSARGFLLGEAIPELNFNADHRKSAADWLTGFRKSISERLKDALPGEAGALASALLVGMRSGISDTTEQALRHSGLAHILAISGLHMALVTALLFGTIRLAASFARTVSARYQVKKWAAAAALLGALGYLALSGAGISAQRAFLMAAVFLVAIMFNRAALTMRNVALEAIFILVFQPSAVLTPGFQMSFMAVIALVAVYRRDGVFSRIQDRAGGMGMVKSMATGTAGLALTSIVAGFATAPFAVHHFYQFAVYGLAGNLAAMPLVGFLVMPSGILALLLLPFGLEWMPLGLMELGLDGVRTVAQHVSSWEGAVSIPGQQPALRAILLGLALICLCLLRTKLRFVAAVMLAFSAFAVNAGTHQSPVLLVSQDGKMMAEVTPDGLEFRGTSRNSFVAGIWMRALGDGRDVEMVLKQDHNGQACDRTGCLFEIETHAEERLQVATINRVEAMFEACMGNASLIISSLYTTPPCPLQPTTQKVIIDKSFLAARGSVVLSAVNRASATNYPIQDSVSKGLYELGLKIETSLPVRKRHWN; this is translated from the coding sequence ATGACCCAAAGAGGTTCAAAACAAGATCCCAAGCCGGAACTTGGCCAACAAACGGCAGATCTGGAAGCTGAGAGTAAACTGCTATCTCAGGTGGGTTTTTTGGCGTCTGGCGGCAGCAGGGTCCCAAAAACAGCCAAAGCTCTTCGCCTGCTCGGCACAAAGTCTCGCAATGGCAGGGATGCGTTTGCTCAAATGGTCCAGAATGAGGCACGCAGCCCTGATGTCTTTTGTTGGGTACCTGTCTTCATGTCTCTGGGTATCCTTGGTTATTTCTCAATGGCACGAGAGCCGAGCGGTCTTGCTCTGGTGCTTCTTCTGACTGTTTTGATGGTCACAACCTGGTGTCTGCGCCGCACCGACTATGCACTCAGGATTGCGCTGGCCGCCACTTTACTGATTGCCGGGGTTACCCTTGCTAAATGGCAAACAGAGCGGACGGCCACGCCGCTCCTGAGTGCTGCTGGAACGTTTCAACTGAGTGGGCGGGTCGCTGACATCGTGCCGGGGGAGCAAAGAAGTCGCCTGGTCCTGCGGGACGCGACAGACTTGTCATCAGACCCGATCGCGCTTGCCGGTGTTCAACTCAGTGCATTCAATCAACACATTACCGACCTGCAAATTGGAGACCAGGTGTGGGCCCGTGCCCGACTTGAACCACTCAGCGGGCCCTTAATTCCAAACGGCTATGACTTTCGTCGGATCGGTTACTTTAACGGGCTTTCAGCACGCGGCTTCCTGCTGGGTGAAGCAATTCCCGAACTCAATTTCAACGCAGATCACAGGAAATCTGCGGCTGACTGGCTGACCGGGTTTCGTAAATCCATTTCCGAGCGCCTGAAAGACGCCTTACCCGGAGAGGCCGGCGCGCTTGCCTCGGCGCTTCTGGTCGGAATGCGCAGCGGCATAAGTGACACAACCGAGCAGGCGCTGCGTCATTCGGGTCTGGCGCATATTCTGGCCATCTCGGGATTGCACATGGCGCTTGTAACAGCGCTTTTATTCGGAACCATCAGACTGGCGGCTTCTTTCGCGCGCACGGTCTCGGCAAGATATCAGGTCAAAAAATGGGCCGCCGCTGCAGCTTTATTAGGGGCTCTTGGCTATCTGGCGTTGTCAGGTGCAGGTATTTCAGCGCAAAGAGCATTTCTGATGGCTGCTGTTTTCCTGGTGGCCATCATGTTCAACCGTGCCGCATTGACCATGCGGAACGTCGCTTTGGAGGCAATTTTCATCCTTGTTTTCCAGCCCTCAGCAGTTCTGACACCGGGCTTTCAAATGTCATTCATGGCGGTCATTGCATTGGTTGCGGTCTACCGCCGTGATGGCGTGTTTTCACGGATACAGGACAGGGCAGGAGGCATGGGCATGGTGAAATCCATGGCGACGGGAACCGCAGGTTTAGCTTTGACCTCAATTGTTGCCGGCTTTGCAACAGCACCTTTTGCAGTTCATCATTTCTACCAGTTCGCGGTCTATGGGCTCGCTGGCAATCTGGCAGCCATGCCACTGGTCGGGTTCCTGGTCATGCCGTCCGGTATTCTGGCGTTGCTGCTGTTGCCATTCGGACTGGAATGGATGCCTCTTGGCCTGATGGAACTGGGTCTTGATGGGGTTAGAACTGTCGCGCAGCATGTTTCGAGCTGGGAAGGCGCCGTCAGTATTCCGGGCCAACAACCAGCACTAAGGGCGATTCTGCTGGGCCTGGCATTGATTTGCCTGTGCCTGTTGCGCACCAAGTTGCGTTTCGTGGCTGCAGTAATGCTGGCGTTCTCAGCATTTGCGGTCAATGCAGGGACGCATCAGAGCCCGGTCCTGCTTGTTTCGCAAGATGGAAAGATGATGGCAGAAGTCACACCAGATGGACTCGAATTCCGCGGAACATCCCGCAATTCCTTTGTCGCAGGCATCTGGATGCGGGCGTTAGGAGATGGGCGGGACGTTGAAATGGTCTTGAAACAGGACCATAACGGTCAGGCATGCGACCGGACAGGATGCCTTTTCGAAATTGAAACCCATGCAGAAGAGCGGCTGCAGGTTGCTACCATCAACCGGGTTGAAGCCATGTTTGAGGCTTGCATGGGAAATGCCAGTCTGATCATCAGTTCGCTGTACACGACACCGCCATGTCCGCTTCAGCCAACGACCCAAAAAGTTATTATCGACAAATCTTTCCTGGCAGCGCGCGGTTCGGTGGTTTTGTCAGCTGTTAACCGGGCATCTGCCACCAATTACCCCATCCAGGATAGCGTTTCAAAGGGCCTGTATGAACTGGGTTTGAAAATCGAAACGAGCCTGCCAGTCAGGAAAAGGCACTGGAATTAG
- the gltX gene encoding glutamate--tRNA ligase: MSPPIVTRFAPSPTGFLHIGGARTALFNWLFAKANGGKMLLRIEDTDRSRSSPEAVTALMDGLQWLGIDWQGEPISQFSRQKRHAEIAEQLVSEGKAYYCYTSPEELNAMREKARAENKAPKYDGTWRSKDPSEAPKGVDPVIRIKAEQSGTTIVTDHVQGVVEFPNTDLDDFILMRSDGTPTYMLAVVVDDHDMGITHIVRGDDHLTNAARQIQIYKALDWPVPDMAHVPLIHGPDGAKLSKRHGALGAEAYRAMGYLPEALCNYLVRLGWAHGDEEVISIEQMIEWFSLDAIGKSPSRFDFAKLENLNGIYMRAAEDQKLIEAVEVVLPELAKPSLFGEKLSDDHRKKLLLAMPGLKERAKTVVQLIESAEFIAASVPLNYTEKALGLLNEDGRKIIADLIPRIEKAEWDADGLENSVKTFAEESELKLGKVAQPLRAALTGSHMSPGIYDVLLVLGREESLKRMSAAIS; encoded by the coding sequence ATGTCCCCTCCCATAGTCACTCGTTTTGCCCCCTCACCAACCGGTTTCCTTCATATTGGCGGAGCCCGCACTGCTTTGTTCAATTGGTTGTTTGCCAAAGCAAATGGCGGCAAAATGTTGCTGAGAATTGAGGACACAGACAGATCGCGTTCATCACCAGAGGCTGTAACAGCGCTGATGGATGGCCTGCAATGGCTGGGAATTGACTGGCAGGGCGAACCGATTTCGCAGTTCTCCCGGCAAAAGCGTCATGCTGAAATAGCTGAACAATTGGTCAGCGAAGGCAAGGCCTATTACTGCTACACCTCTCCAGAAGAGCTGAATGCAATGCGAGAAAAGGCGCGCGCAGAAAACAAGGCTCCCAAATATGACGGGACCTGGCGCAGCAAAGATCCAAGCGAAGCGCCGAAAGGTGTTGATCCGGTTATTCGCATTAAAGCCGAGCAGTCAGGCACGACAATTGTGACCGACCATGTTCAGGGTGTGGTGGAATTTCCAAATACCGATCTGGATGATTTCATCCTGATGCGCAGCGATGGCACACCCACCTATATGCTGGCAGTCGTAGTGGATGATCACGATATGGGTATTACGCATATTGTGCGTGGTGATGATCATCTGACAAATGCAGCACGGCAAATACAGATATACAAAGCCCTGGACTGGCCGGTGCCTGACATGGCTCATGTGCCCCTGATTCATGGCCCTGATGGTGCCAAACTTTCCAAGAGACACGGCGCTCTTGGTGCAGAAGCCTATCGTGCCATGGGATATCTGCCGGAAGCTTTGTGCAATTATCTGGTTCGTCTGGGCTGGGCCCATGGCGATGAGGAAGTGATTTCCATCGAACAGATGATAGAATGGTTCTCGCTGGACGCCATTGGCAAATCTCCTTCACGTTTTGATTTTGCAAAGCTTGAGAACCTGAATGGCATCTACATGCGGGCTGCCGAAGATCAAAAGCTGATTGAGGCTGTTGAAGTGGTCTTGCCCGAACTGGCCAAACCAAGTCTTTTCGGAGAGAAATTGTCAGATGACCATCGCAAGAAGCTGCTTTTGGCAATGCCGGGCCTCAAAGAGCGCGCCAAGACGGTTGTGCAGCTTATTGAAAGCGCAGAGTTCATCGCAGCCAGTGTGCCACTGAATTATACCGAGAAGGCGCTTGGACTGCTTAACGAAGATGGTCGGAAAATCATTGCCGATCTGATTCCGCGGATTGAGAAGGCAGAATGGGATGCGGACGGTCTGGAAAACAGCGTCAAGACGTTTGCTGAAGAAAGTGAACTCAAGCTTGGCAAGGTTGCTCAGCCACTCAGGGCAGCACTGACTGGAAGCCATATGTCTCCCGGCATATATGACGTCCTGCTTGTGCTGGGACGTGAGGAGTCTTTGAAACGTATGTCAGCGGCTATCTCCTGA
- the lpxB gene encoding lipid-A-disaccharide synthase, with the protein MRPLRIAIVAGEESGDQLGAELLAALRAQYDGELEIAGVGGALMRNEGLNSLFPLSDIAVMGFSAVLAQLPKIIRLAYRLIDHIVAFKPDILVIIDSPDFTHPVARRVRRKLPKLPVIDYVSPSVWAWRSGRARKMTRYIDHVLGILPFEPDAYKRLAGPACTYVGHPLVDKIAAIKAQIIQAAPQKTACAKRLLVMPGSRTSEVTRLLGPFGEAVSALKDTLPDLQVEIPAVAHLKQHIQQETSNWVIQPQIVSGEEAKFEAFAKADAALVASGTATLELALWGIPMAVGYKLDPIAKRLKWLGNVSSIVLPNLILEENIVPEFIDEDCSGLAMSDAILPLLQQNQDYTAQIEAFKKLQNLCSVAPHSPADRAAQLVLEYAPPQSNGV; encoded by the coding sequence ATGAGGCCGCTACGCATAGCCATCGTCGCAGGGGAAGAATCAGGCGACCAATTGGGCGCAGAGCTTCTGGCCGCTCTGCGCGCCCAATATGATGGCGAGTTGGAGATTGCCGGTGTGGGCGGCGCGCTGATGCGCAATGAAGGTTTAAACAGCCTGTTTCCACTGTCGGACATCGCAGTGATGGGTTTTAGCGCCGTTCTGGCTCAATTGCCGAAAATTATCCGACTGGCGTATCGGTTGATTGATCATATTGTGGCGTTCAAGCCTGACATTCTGGTCATCATCGACAGTCCGGATTTCACCCATCCCGTGGCCAGGCGTGTGCGCCGCAAACTCCCGAAATTGCCGGTGATTGACTATGTTTCACCTAGTGTATGGGCGTGGCGTTCCGGTCGAGCACGCAAGATGACACGCTATATCGATCATGTTCTTGGCATTCTCCCTTTTGAACCGGACGCCTATAAAAGATTAGCCGGACCGGCATGTACTTATGTGGGGCATCCGCTGGTCGACAAGATTGCCGCGATCAAAGCCCAGATAATACAGGCAGCACCGCAGAAAACGGCCTGCGCCAAGCGTCTGCTTGTCATGCCGGGTAGTCGCACTAGTGAAGTCACGCGTTTGCTGGGCCCGTTTGGGGAGGCTGTTTCTGCTTTGAAAGACACACTGCCCGACTTGCAGGTGGAAATCCCGGCTGTCGCCCATTTGAAGCAACATATTCAGCAGGAAACCTCCAATTGGGTCATTCAGCCGCAAATCGTGTCTGGAGAGGAAGCGAAGTTTGAAGCATTTGCCAAAGCGGATGCCGCACTCGTCGCGTCAGGAACTGCCACGCTGGAACTGGCCCTGTGGGGCATTCCCATGGCTGTTGGCTATAAACTGGACCCGATTGCCAAACGTCTCAAATGGCTGGGTAACGTGTCTTCAATCGTGTTGCCAAATCTCATTCTGGAAGAAAACATAGTGCCGGAATTTATTGACGAAGACTGCAGTGGGCTTGCAATGAGCGACGCCATTTTGCCATTGCTTCAGCAAAACCAGGACTACACTGCCCAGATTGAGGCATTCAAAAAATTGCAGAATCTATGCTCAGTTGCGCCGCACAGTCCTGCAGACCGCGCCGCCCAACTCGTTCTGGAATATGCTCCACCCCAATCTAATGGTGTGTAA
- a CDS encoding cytochrome c biogenesis CcdA family protein — protein sequence MVAELTLLTVLLAGFVSFISPCVLPLVPPYLCYLAGVSLDQLTSEELSRARSRQVVLSAFSFVMGFTTVFVLLGAAASVAGQFIARNSGTLSIVAGVVIIIMGLHFLGVFRIGFLYREARIQIERKQPGYLGGYVMGLAFAFGWTPCIGPVLAAILAVAGTEDTVAKGAGLLAVYSMGLGIPFVLAALFARPFMGWMSRFKRHLQTVERVMGGLLVVTGVLFLTNQMSVFSFWMLEMFPALGTIG from the coding sequence ATGGTTGCTGAACTGACACTTTTGACTGTCCTGCTGGCTGGATTTGTATCCTTCATCTCGCCCTGCGTTTTGCCATTGGTTCCGCCCTATCTGTGCTATCTGGCCGGTGTTTCGCTGGACCAATTGACGTCTGAGGAACTAAGTCGCGCACGCAGTCGTCAGGTGGTTTTGTCAGCTTTCAGTTTTGTTATGGGCTTCACCACGGTGTTTGTCTTGCTGGGCGCGGCCGCATCGGTTGCCGGACAATTCATAGCCCGAAATTCAGGCACTCTCAGCATTGTAGCTGGAGTTGTCATTATCATTATGGGGCTCCACTTCCTGGGTGTGTTTCGAATTGGCTTTTTGTACCGGGAGGCGCGCATCCAAATAGAGCGCAAGCAGCCTGGCTATCTGGGCGGCTATGTTATGGGGCTGGCGTTCGCCTTTGGCTGGACGCCCTGTATTGGCCCTGTGCTGGCGGCAATTCTTGCAGTTGCTGGCACCGAAGATACAGTGGCCAAGGGCGCCGGATTGCTGGCAGTCTACTCAATGGGCCTCGGTATTCCTTTCGTCCTGGCAGCTCTGTTTGCCCGACCATTTATGGGATGGATGTCAAGATTCAAGCGCCATTTGCAGACGGTTGAACGTGTTATGGGCGGATTGTTGGTGGTAACGGGCGTGTTGTTTCTGACCAACCAGATGTCTGTGTTTTCGTTTTGGATGCTGGAAATGTTCCCGGCCCTGGGCACAATTGGCTAG
- a CDS encoding DMT family transporter: protein MTANSPIIETDSNDRKKAYLVLVFMPLFFGSNIIIGRAIIDGTEPFILAFLRWFITSLILLAVSFPAVKAHWPVFRQNWRRIFVIGFLGMWICGALVYLALKHTTASNGTLIYTSSSVLIILLEWMFRGRKIGWREILGVPLAIAGVVVIVFKGNLAGLLSLQFNPGDALFVLTSFCWAIYSVLLRNKPFPSLPTLPLIGVVSMAGAITLLPFAVFEVFWTGHFPTTGANWIGIASLVFISSLFSFTAYQYGVKIVGPSITGVFLYLLPPYGVGLSVLLLGETLRPFHFAGLALILGGVILATLPKRLLDRFSP, encoded by the coding sequence ATGACCGCTAATTCCCCGATAATCGAGACTGACAGCAACGACAGGAAAAAAGCCTATCTGGTTCTTGTCTTCATGCCTTTGTTCTTCGGTTCCAACATCATAATCGGGCGCGCCATTATTGATGGCACTGAACCTTTTATTCTGGCGTTTTTGCGGTGGTTTATCACATCCCTGATTCTGCTGGCTGTGAGTTTTCCAGCCGTGAAAGCGCATTGGCCGGTTTTTCGCCAGAATTGGCGCCGGATTTTTGTCATTGGTTTTCTTGGCATGTGGATTTGCGGCGCGCTGGTTTACCTGGCGCTGAAACACACGACCGCCTCCAATGGCACGCTCATCTATACCTCCTCCTCGGTTCTGATCATTTTGCTGGAATGGATGTTCCGAGGGCGCAAAATAGGCTGGCGTGAAATTCTTGGCGTGCCACTTGCCATCGCCGGCGTTGTAGTGATTGTCTTCAAGGGAAATCTTGCGGGTCTTTTGTCGCTGCAGTTCAATCCGGGCGATGCCCTGTTTGTTCTGACATCGTTTTGCTGGGCAATTTATTCAGTTTTGCTGCGCAACAAGCCATTTCCGAGCCTGCCAACACTGCCACTGATTGGTGTTGTTAGTATGGCGGGTGCCATTACGTTGCTGCCATTTGCAGTGTTTGAAGTGTTCTGGACAGGCCACTTTCCAACGACCGGGGCAAACTGGATCGGGATTGCCAGTCTGGTGTTTATTTCTTCATTGTTTTCCTTCACCGCCTACCAGTATGGCGTGAAAATAGTGGGTCCATCCATCACAGGCGTGTTCCTTTACCTTCTGCCGCCATATGGTGTTGGCTTGTCGGTTCTGTTGCTTGGAGAAACACTCAGACCGTTTCATTTTGCCGGTCTTGCGCTGATTTTGGGTGGGGTCATTCTGGCAACCCTGCCCAAGCGTCTTCTGGACAGGTTCAGCCCCTAG
- a CDS encoding glutathione S-transferase family protein gives MLKLYYAPGTCAMAAHIALEEAGADYEGIALDFSKKQQQSPEFLAINGKARVPVLVSDAGALTETPAILAFIAQTYPDAGLATLDIPFEFARIQAFNNYLSSTVHVAHAHKLRGHRWADEPSSLEDMNKKVPENMSALMQMIEDTMFEGPWVMGESYSICDPYLYTIARWLKSDRVDVASFPKIQDHMARVEARPAVKAILAHH, from the coding sequence ATGCTAAAGCTCTATTATGCGCCTGGAACCTGTGCGATGGCTGCCCATATTGCACTTGAAGAAGCTGGGGCTGATTATGAAGGCATTGCTCTGGATTTTTCCAAAAAGCAGCAGCAATCACCGGAGTTTCTGGCAATCAATGGTAAAGCTCGGGTGCCGGTTCTGGTATCGGATGCCGGCGCTTTAACCGAGACCCCGGCTATTTTGGCGTTTATTGCGCAAACCTACCCAGATGCAGGGCTTGCAACATTGGATATTCCTTTTGAATTCGCCAGAATTCAGGCGTTCAACAACTATTTGTCTTCAACCGTTCATGTGGCTCATGCCCACAAACTGCGCGGCCACCGTTGGGCAGACGAGCCGTCATCGCTTGAAGACATGAACAAGAAAGTCCCGGAAAACATGAGCGCGCTTATGCAAATGATTGAGGACACCATGTTTGAAGGTCCCTGGGTCATGGGTGAGAGCTATTCCATTTGCGATCCGTATCTTTATACGATTGCGCGCTGGCTAAAGTCTGATCGGGTTGATGTCGCCAGTTTCCCAAAGATTCAGGATCATATGGCACGTGTTGAGGCACGGCCGGCGGTGAAAGCAATTCTGGCTCACCATTAG
- the gltA gene encoding citrate synthase encodes MSEKTAKLTIGDQTYEFPIHPGTVGPEVIDISSLYKQTDRFTFDPGFTSTASCESKITYIDGDEGILLHRGYPIDQLAEQGDFLETCYLLLYGELPTAAQKKDFDSRVTYHTMLHEQMSRFFTGFRRDAHPMAIMCGVVGALSAFYHDSTDISDPHQRMVASLRMIAKMPTIAAMAYKYHIGQPLVYPSNDLDYASNFLQMCFAVPCEEYTANPVLARAMDRIFILHADHEQNASTSTVRLAGSSGANPFACIAAGIACLWGPAHGGANEAALNMLAEIGSVDKIPEYVARAKDKNDPFRLMGFGHRVYKNYDPRAKIMQKTCHEVLNELGISDDPMLEVALELEQIALTDDYFIEKKLYPNIDFYSGITLRALGFPPSMFTVLFALARTVGWIGQWNEMIEDPGQRIGRPRQLYTGATHRDFVPISQR; translated from the coding sequence ATGAGCGAGAAGACAGCAAAGCTGACCATTGGAGACCAGACCTACGAATTCCCGATTCACCCGGGAACTGTTGGTCCGGAAGTTATCGACATATCATCGCTTTATAAACAGACAGATCGTTTCACATTTGATCCTGGTTTCACCTCCACAGCGTCTTGTGAATCCAAAATCACCTATATTGATGGCGATGAAGGCATTCTGCTTCACAGGGGATATCCAATCGACCAATTGGCCGAACAAGGTGACTTCCTGGAGACCTGCTATCTGCTGCTTTATGGTGAGCTGCCAACGGCTGCACAGAAGAAGGACTTCGACAGCCGCGTCACCTATCACACTATGCTGCACGAGCAAATGTCGCGTTTCTTCACCGGCTTCCGCCGTGACGCACATCCAATGGCCATCATGTGCGGCGTTGTTGGTGCATTGTCAGCCTTCTATCATGATTCAACGGATATTTCTGATCCCCATCAGCGCATGGTCGCTTCGCTGCGCATGATTGCCAAAATGCCAACCATCGCGGCGATGGCCTATAAATACCATATTGGCCAGCCATTGGTGTATCCGAGCAATGATCTGGATTATGCATCCAATTTCCTGCAGATGTGTTTTGCGGTGCCTTGTGAAGAGTATACAGCCAATCCTGTTCTGGCGCGCGCGATGGACCGGATTTTCATTCTTCATGCAGATCATGAACAGAATGCATCCACGTCTACAGTACGTTTGGCTGGTTCCTCGGGAGCAAATCCATTTGCCTGCATCGCAGCGGGCATTGCCTGCCTGTGGGGCCCTGCTCATGGCGGTGCCAATGAAGCAGCGCTTAACATGCTGGCGGAGATTGGAAGTGTCGACAAAATTCCAGAATATGTTGCCCGGGCCAAAGACAAGAACGATCCATTCCGTCTGATGGGCTTTGGACACCGGGTCTACAAGAACTACGATCCGAGAGCCAAAATCATGCAGAAGACATGCCATGAGGTTCTCAATGAATTGGGTATCTCTGATGATCCAATGCTGGAAGTTGCGCTGGAACTGGAGCAAATAGCTCTGACCGACGATTATTTCATTGAGAAGAAGCTCTATCCGAATATTGACTTCTACTCGGGCATTACCCTGCGTGCGCTCGGCTTCCCGCCTTCCATGTTCACAGTGCTGTTTGCACTGGCGCGTACGGTTGGCTGGATTGGTCAGTGGAATGAGATGATTGAAGATCCAGGTCAACGTATCGGCCGACCTCGTCAGCTCTATACCGGTGCCACGCATCGGGATTTCGTTCCGATCTCGCAACGCTAA